Proteins found in one Triticum urartu cultivar G1812 chromosome 4, Tu2.1, whole genome shotgun sequence genomic segment:
- the LOC125552942 gene encoding probable lysine-specific demethylase SE14 — MGTSGNAYENAKEQRTAEQDAPLEPSRLQEADDVADMHTCSEDIDQDMHCLIGSKRQRTAEQNAPLQPSRLQEADDVVDMHTCSVDNDQDMHHLIGIPVAAAEYPMTHQVCEGTVSVSTCELDDLVSASTSDDSICSAHSQDSPGVSDDFTTEQQCVQSDELTSSVAMSAQQFLVDGSMTAEDSSNHENLGSYNVTSECKDKQLQVQQEQENIELCNNAGRNLAAAVQVNSGHFGDKAVNLESAIPTESQHEYPKRDAIVLEGMQAALTTVVSGENRNSVNTELDSLGILLGALAEESILADVPGKDEVDDASLTLMTLASIDQSAGDVAHNEVIETSSSSVGASISCKGRTLPNLASDGSLRIQNAEIQNKQENAEEVGAWNCQGLKNSRGILDSSANSLSDTGKSSGTPKAYQPDILSRSIGSSKRTSIICYVRRKRKQKRKRESELSTSNSQSFGSFARAPCERLRPRRKPAVIEEPAEQIETAKPSAAATKGKRSKVVELFQCEIDFCDMTFESRAELRAHERNICTDESCGKRFQSHKYLKRHQCVHRDERPFKCPWDGCGMTFKWLWAQTEHIRVHTGERPYECSVPDCGQTFRYVSDYSRHRRKFNHY, encoded by the exons ATGGGCACTTCTGGAAATGCTTACGAGAATGCCAAAGAACAACGAACTGCTGAACAAGATGCCCCTCTGGAGCCAAGTAGGTTACAAGAAGCTGACGATGTTGCTGATATGCACACGTGTTCTGAGGACATTGATCAAGACATGCATTGTCTGATTGGTAGCAAAAGGCAGCGAACCGCTGAACAAAATGCCCCTCTGCAGCCAAGTAGGTTGCAAGAAGCTGACGATGTAGTCGATATGCACACGTGTTCTGTGGACAATGATCAAGACATGCATCATCTGATTGGTATCCCTGTTGCTGCTGCTGAATATCCGATGACGCATCAAGTTTGTGAAGGTACAGTAAGTGTTAGCACCTGTGAACTTGACGATCTGGTAAGTGCTAGCACTAGTGATGATTCAATTTGTTCAGCGCATTCTCAGGATTCACCTGGGGTGTCAGATGACTTTACCACTGAACAGCAATGTGTCCAGTCAGATGAGTTGACTAGTTCCGTGGCTATGTCCGCACAACAGTTCCTTGTAGATGGAAGCATGACTGCAGAAGACAGCAGCAATCATGAAAACTTGGGTTCTTATAATGTCACTTCAGAGTGCAAAGACAAACAGCTCCAAGTTCAACAGGAGCAGGAGAATATTGAACTTTGTAATAATGCTGGCAGAAACTTGGCCGCGGCAGTACAGGTCAATTCCGGCCATTTTGGTGACAAGGCCGTCAATCTCGAGAGCGCTATTCCTACTGAGTCACAGCATGAGTATCCGAAGAGAGATGCCATCGTTTTGGAAGGCATGCAAGCTGCTTTGACGACTGTGGTCTCTGGAGAAAATAGAAATTCAGTTAACACAGAGTTGGATTCTCTtggtattttacttggagcttTAGCAGAAGAATCCATTCTAGCTGATGTTCCTGGAAAAGATGAGGTTGACGATGCTTCCTTGACATTGATGACACTGGCTAGCATTGACCAGTCTGCAGGTGATGTTGCACACAATGAAGTTATAGAGACGTCTAGCTCTTCCGTTGGCGCATCTATTTCATGCAAGGGACGGACTTTGCCCAATTTGGCATCTGATGGATCGCTTAGGATTCAGAATGCTGAAATACAAAATAAacaagaaaatgctgaagaagtTGGTGCCTGGAACTGCCAGGGTTTGAAGAACAGCAGAGGAATACTTGACAGTTCAGCAAACAGTTTATCTGATACAGGCAAAAGTTCAGGCACACCAAAAGCTTATCAACCAGACATATTGTCTAGAAGCATTGGAAGCTCAAAAAGAACAAGTATCATATGCTATGTCAGACGCAAGCGCAAGCAAAAAAGAAAGAGGGAATCTGAGTTAAGTACCAGTAATTCGCAAAGTTTTGGGAGCTTTGCCCGCGCTCCATGCGAGAGGCTGAGGCCCAGGAGGAAACCTGCAGTAATTGAAGAGCCGGCAGAGCAGATTGAAACCGCAAAACCTTCCGCTGCCGCAACCAAGGGCAAGAGGTccaaggtggtggagttatttcAGTGCGAGATCGATTTCTGCGACATGACATTCGAGAGCAGAGCCGAGCTCCGCGCCCACGAGCGCAACATCTGCACCGACGAGTCGTGCGGCAAGCGCTTCCAGTCGCACAAGTACCTGAAGCGCCACCAGTGTGTCCACCGCGACGAGAGGCCCTTCAAGTGCCCCTGGGACGGCTGCGGGATGACCTTCAAGTGGCTGTGGGCGCAGACAGAACACATAAGAGTCCACACGGGGGAGCGCCCGTACGAGTGCTCAGTCCCTGACTGCGGGCAGACGTTTAGATACGTCTCGGACTACAGTCGGCACCGGAG GAAGTTTAATCATTACTGA